The window ATTTTTCGGCAACCACTTCTCGCATCACTTGAAACTTTATCCAGAGTCTCCTCGTTTGCCTGCTTTGGAAAAATGAGGTGCTCGGATGCGTAGAGGATTATTTGCTATTTTCTTTTTGTTCATTGCGATGTTATCGGTTCAAGCTCAAGCCCAGCATCGCTACCCAATTATTTTGGTTCCCGCAACCGACAAAAGCGGCAGAGCGATTGAGGCGCAGGAATATCAAGGTGAAAAATATCCGGTGCTGAAACTTGCCACTGAATCGGCGCTGTTGCAAAACCTTCGCGCCGTTTTGGCGACTCCGTTTTTGCAACAGGAACTCGCGCTTGCCGAGTACGCCCGCAATCAGCGCATCAATGAACTCAATTTACCAATCAAAAAAATCGGCGATGCTCATCGCTCACTGTTTGAACCCTTGTACCTGCTGTTATCGAAACAGGAAGGCGGTTTTGCCCGGCAAGGATTCTGGCTGGAAGCCAGCGCATCAGAAAGAAAATTCATCAATGCTGCGTTTGTTGATATGGTGGTTGATGAACGTAGCGTAAAATCGGGAGAGTTTGAAGAGATCTTCGCGCACGAACTCGGTCACGTCATTTTAAGCTATCTGTTTGGCGGTTTGCCCGCAGGCAACTCGCGCAAAATGCATGCGAGTTTTGTGACCACCGATTATCCTACGGCGTTTAACGAAGGCTACGCGGAACACTTTCAACCGCTGGTGCGCGATAATACAACCAATGAAAATTTGCGGCGCGTGGAAAGCGGCGTCGATTTAACCAACCTCAATCGTTTCTGGTTCAGCAAAATTGATTCCTGGTTGCGCAATCAAGGGGTGCGAAGAAATATTTTCGTTCACAATAAACTGCTGCCGCAAAGCGCCTTTGATGAAGGCACAGACCTTTATCAACTGTTTATTGATGAAGAGACCTCGCCTTATTTTTC is drawn from Acidobacteriota bacterium and contains these coding sequences:
- a CDS encoding helix-hairpin-helix domain-containing protein, producing the protein MRRGLFAIFFLFIAMLSVQAQAQHRYPIILVPATDKSGRAIEAQEYQGEKYPVLKLATESALLQNLRAVLATPFLQQELALAEYARNQRINELNLPIKKIGDAHRSLFEPLYLLLSKQEGGFARQGFWLEASASERKFINAAFVDMVVDERSVKSGEFEEIFAHELGHVILSYLFGGLPAGNSRKMHASFVTTDYPTAFNEGYAEHFQPLVRDNTTNENLRRVESGVDLTNLNRFWFSKIDSWLRNQGVRRNIFVHNKLLPQSAFDEGTDLYQLFIDEETSPYFSFESIKNAQQMMASEGVIATLFFRLVNDERLRNRYREGAFYSRFFTDKSPVTDAAKQFTPYQNVMLKLFAAMNEMNRQTLTGDRAMLLETVKNYGKIFPDEKAAVYEVFINTTFGATISNTMVRSLEEYAKLGRRGSMQFVERLPATRKQMQELIDKAVRDEVALDAELGKQLWLLNDGFTIGRTIFNEERTLPLTINLNTASFAELRTLPDVDFSVARAILAARAVKGYFKNLEEFREIKGVSPSLIEKLKKMQSAMTAAGKMNRS